A stretch of the Buchananella sp. 14KM1171 genome encodes the following:
- a CDS encoding PhoH family protein yields MRKAMNPAAALGSAIPGPAQLAPAPQERAQTSRTVTIPPEVDPLLVLGTRDEVLRALADGFKHLQVHSRGAEITFTGAASQVELAANLAGELIALARDGKSLTPDAVARAASILTSHAEDRSSSVLGTDIVSNRGKTIRPKTLGQKAYVDAIDANTIVFGVGPAGTGKTYLAMAKAVHALQNGMVRRIVLTRPAVEAGENLGYLPGSLTDKIDPYLRPLYDALHDMIDPQQIPKLMAAGTIEVAPLAYMRGRTLNDAFIILDEAQNTTPAQMKMFLTRLGFGSHVVVTGDVSQVDLPRGVRSGLQVVQEILPGIDDVAFCNLTSNDVVRHRLVGEIIDAYERYDAREAAAGGRDERWREAQRARVAGERARRREASEASRREGERSAGGAGVERGERGQGSEHGGDGSGHGAGVERGERSAGGRHDSETEAQ; encoded by the coding sequence ATGCGTAAGGCGATGAACCCGGCCGCCGCCCTCGGCAGCGCCATCCCCGGCCCGGCACAGCTTGCCCCGGCGCCACAGGAGCGGGCGCAGACCAGCCGCACCGTAACGATCCCGCCGGAGGTGGACCCGCTGCTGGTGCTCGGCACGCGCGACGAGGTGCTGCGCGCCCTGGCCGACGGCTTCAAACACCTGCAGGTCCACTCGCGCGGCGCGGAAATCACCTTCACCGGCGCCGCCTCCCAGGTGGAGCTGGCCGCCAACCTGGCCGGTGAACTGATCGCGCTTGCCCGCGACGGCAAGAGCCTGACCCCGGACGCCGTGGCGCGCGCCGCCTCCATCCTCACCAGCCACGCAGAAGACCGCTCCTCCTCGGTGCTCGGCACGGACATTGTCTCCAACCGGGGCAAGACCATCCGCCCCAAGACGCTGGGGCAGAAGGCGTACGTGGACGCGATCGACGCCAACACGATCGTCTTTGGGGTGGGGCCGGCCGGCACCGGCAAGACCTACCTGGCGATGGCCAAGGCCGTCCACGCCCTACAAAACGGGATGGTGCGCCGAATCGTGCTCACCCGCCCCGCCGTGGAGGCCGGCGAAAACCTGGGCTACCTGCCCGGCTCGCTGACCGACAAGATCGACCCCTACCTGCGCCCGCTCTACGACGCGCTGCACGACATGATCGACCCGCAGCAGATCCCCAAGCTCATGGCGGCCGGCACCATCGAGGTGGCGCCCCTGGCCTACATGCGCGGCCGCACCCTCAACGACGCCTTCATCATCCTGGACGAGGCGCAAAACACCACGCCCGCGCAGATGAAGATGTTCCTTACCCGCCTGGGCTTTGGCTCCCACGTGGTGGTCACGGGCGACGTCTCCCAGGTGGACCTGCCGCGCGGAGTGCGCAGCGGGCTGCAGGTGGTGCAAGAGATCCTGCCCGGCATCGACGACGTCGCCTTTTGCAACCTGACCTCCAACGACGTGGTGCGCCACCGCCTGGTGGGGGAGATCATCGACGCCTACGAGCGCTACGACGCCAGAGAGGCAGCCGCCGGTGGCCGCGACGAGCGGTGGCGCGAGGCGCAGCGGGCGCGCGTGGCCGGCGAACGGGCGCGCAGGCGGGAAGCCAGCGAGGCAAGCCGCCGCGAGGGCGAGCGCAGCGCGGGCGGCGCGGGCGTAGAGCGCGGCGAGCGCGGCCAGGGCAGCGAGCATGGCGGCGACGGCAGCGGGCACGGCGCGGGTGTAGAGCGCGGCGAGCGCAGCGCGGGCGGGCGACACGACAGCGAAACGGAGGCGCAGTGA
- the ybeY gene encoding rRNA maturation RNase YbeY: MSIEVNNETTFTIDPAEFAELARYVLDSMHVSPLAELSIMLVDPDAMAVLHERWLDLPGPTDVMSFPMDELRPGKPGAPTPPGMLGDIVLCPDVAREQAAAAGHSTIEELLLLTTHGILHLLGFDHAEPEEEKVMFDLQRKLLFTFLAQRAR, from the coding sequence GTGAGCATCGAGGTAAACAACGAGACCACCTTCACCATCGACCCGGCCGAGTTCGCCGAGCTGGCCCGGTACGTGCTGGATTCCATGCACGTCTCCCCGCTGGCGGAGCTGTCCATCATGCTGGTGGATCCCGACGCGATGGCGGTGCTGCACGAGCGCTGGCTGGACCTGCCCGGTCCCACCGACGTGATGAGCTTCCCGATGGACGAGCTGCGCCCGGGCAAGCCGGGCGCCCCCACGCCGCCCGGGATGCTGGGGGACATCGTGTTGTGCCCCGACGTGGCGCGCGAACAGGCCGCCGCCGCCGGGCACTCCACCATCGAGGAGCTGCTGCTGCTCACCACCCACGGCATCCTGCACCTGCTGGGCTTTGACCACGCCGAGCCGGAGGAGGAGAAGGTCATGTTCGACCTGCAGCGCAAGCTGCTGTTCACCTTCCTAGCCCAGCGGGCCCGATGA